One genomic window of Lepeophtheirus salmonis chromosome 5, UVic_Lsal_1.4, whole genome shotgun sequence includes the following:
- the LOC121119067 gene encoding protein C-ets-2 has translation MLSPLSYPEISPENFYRQALYLRLAAAASRTLPPLTESPLDLSSVNVNLHKRIPPPLALDPGSPYELSPSSPFHYYLQSIGTPPSTPQTGIWSPLADPFISPAPRTPVTPHPIFQFPVLDSDSSSETSDRKAFLSKLHSTIIKCPKEGHEGQNQSSMIPATLLAGYQGSGPIQLWQFLLELLTDKNCQQFISWTGDGWEFKLTDPDEVARRWGVRKNKPKMNYEKLSRGLRYYYDKNIIHKTAGKRYVYRFVCDLQSLLGYAPDELHSMVELQQQSSPHIKEESSTD, from the exons atgttaagcCCATTATCTTATCCCGAAATTTCTCCTGAAAATTTCTATCGACAAGCTTTATATTTACGCCTAGCTGCTGCAGCCTCAAGAACTCTTCCACCATTGACGGAATCTCCTTTAGATCTTTCTTCTGTAAATGTAAATTTGCATAAAAGGATTCCTCCACCACTAGCACTTGATCCGGGCTCTCCCTACGAACTCTCCCCTTCATCTCCATTTCACTACTATCTTCAGTCTATTGGAACCCCTCCAAGCACACCTCAAACTGGAATTTGGTCCCCGCTGGCAGATCCGTTCATTTCTCCAGCCCCTCGTACTCCTGTCACACCTCATcctatttttcaatttcctgTCCTTGACTCTGATTCCTCATCAGAGACATCTGATAGAAAAGCATTTCTTTCCAAATTACACTCAACAATCATTAAATGTCCGAAAGAA GGACATGAAGGACAAAATCAATCATCCATGATACCAGCGACACTCTTAGCTGGATATCAAGGAAGTGGGCCAATCCAGTTATGGCAATTTTTACTTGAGTTGTTAACAGATAAGAATTGCCAACAATTTATTTCTTGGACCGGTGATGGATGGGAGTTCAAACTGACAGATCCTGATGAG GTTGCAAGACGATGGGGTGTCCGTAAGAACAAGCCAAAAATGAACTACGAAAAATTATCCCGAGGACTGAGATACTAttacgataaaaatattattcacaaaaCCGCTGGTAAAAG ATACGTTTATCGATTTGTCTGTGATCTTCAGTCTCTTCTTGGTTATGCCCCTGATGAACTACACTCAATGGTTGAGCTACAGCAACAGTCGTCTCCGCATATTAAAGAAGAAAGCAGCACGGATTAG
- the LOC121118242 gene encoding uncharacterized protein, producing the protein MLFYSLWILLYFVISSGRESFSVLIHDILVPSVIQNGSLPFLVLDCHYTLNHTEKDGMILKWYLNKRTVYQWIPPNRPQGLGSMRHSLNLDFEISPHPYGRHRALYLNSPTTELSGNYTCRISTMQNEASKTKPMVIYEPAKSMSLQIYQRPESSNLNISCLVDHIYPEPLIEIFYQPTTGSQNRERLKGIEERINHYQNGAWHKVVFVLLAKKLLRFEENVFECHVTLPGTQYALQRRTVYKTESGNPTVLASAGSSRLLSQQNILLILLLILSYWKS; encoded by the exons aGAGCTTCTCCGTTCTCATCCATGATATCCTCGTTCCATCTGTCATACAGAACGGCTCTCTTCCGTTCCTGGTCCTGGATTGTCATTACACTCTTAATCATACAGAAAAAGATGGCATGATCCTCAAATGGTACCTCAACAAGCGGACAGTCTATCAATGGATTCCCCCAAACAGACCACAGGGCCTAGGATCCATGCGCCACAGTCTTAATCTAGATTTTGAAATCAGTCCTCATCCCTATGGACGTCACCGAGCTCTTTATTTAAATTCTCCCACGACGGAATTGAGTGGGAATTACACCTGTCGCATTTCGACTATGCAGAATGAAGCATCTAAGACGAAGCCTATGGTGATTTACG AGCCGGCCAAAAGTATGTCCCTTCAGATATATCAAAGACCTGAGTCCTCTAATCTCAATATATCCTGTCTCGTTGATCATATCTATCCTGAGCCACTCATCGAAATATTTTACCAACCAACAACAGGGTCTCAAAATAG AGAGCGATTAAAAGGGATTGAAGAGCGAATTAATCACTATCAAAATGGAGCCTGGCATAAAGTAGTTTTTGTACTTCTTGCCAAAAAACTCCTCCGTTTTGaggaaaatgtatttgaatgtcATGTGACGCTTCCTGGAACGCAATATGCACTTCAAAGGAGGACCGTTTACAAAACAGAGAGCG gaAATCCGACCGTACTTGCTTCTGCCGGAAGCTCACGTCTACTCTctcaacaaaatattcttctaatCCTTCTACTCATTCTCTCCTATTGGAAAAGCTGA